A region from the Nymphalis io chromosome 9, ilAglIoxx1.1, whole genome shotgun sequence genome encodes:
- the LOC126770441 gene encoding uncharacterized protein LOC126770441 isoform X2, with product MMAVLWVILILASTGLQLVQGLPVTPVLRVYYYPHEAKVSEDTEEWNWEKLYTSLGALAVLLTFLGLLVGCAWCFRHKSCKLSEETDNQLFDSSVSHLHDVRHSQPPDSGFSESVNNNINEDNNNGPISLREMQNIANNNAAVYIVSENEERNRNSRESMVEFEPLPARIRVLDPLEDCADWFAGEDFPRNQLQYLREIGRGWFGRVVEGETEDGAGTSTVAVKILNQNASLEDKARFLNEARPYRDMNHENVLGFVAKCLQEDPWILIFELCSMDLQQYLIVNRPKMAILNESGVPLQLMCDVASALAYMHSRGFLYGCLWSGNVLVRGSDSPRAVVGHYARSEPQTSPRAPEAARQPPVCTASTDIWSLGYLVWEVCAWGAAPPDEPPPPDLPCPYRNHLYQVMQLCWNPNPEARPTAVQVHALLNHLHYTHKHTSDATKDDGYASSDFEDRWQRLKPNSIPKIDEHVAIVHAPSTSMASHFTGSDQEFDNGQTIQDSLSVEMDTAVSRSSSIMSEQDPLSIQIKSESLTNLHGSLEDVRNIYLTHNETPALECHQGNINLEENKEKEQDRSDSSVDPWLKDIITDSQDDVSYYKDVSDVIKNLDNILNSEKTSSSESSHQASPSRDNLSLECKKDYPMPTSMVKSPGISNFQNILEMGFAAESDLTEEDDGDRDTIGTLSHSFERHSDTTSQQTLENITPETPIKGLDISENIEIKQFTDIELNHSKINEPEINDMHQDSDLPKENSIDSSDSKVPKLKELCVASIPSISETIEQVIFKQDCQTSYYDNKLTDNKTDSTETKSVDINEKNVNNEIENKEHFFTNIDTEKHKEGKKPAEKETILSVIEGPEDNKVCDTVLLSECDSSCKESRDDFTSLPVTNEILPGVNDKPDLNDYKFDITKEINIANNVEIIEKSENIFEGISENITHNQEPNSSLPEFLLKSKDNCDLESPLLFLNSSPIETSEDTSLQVNNTNITISKCLTRDDDFASLINNSIQENQNDFNKIESSAVLSVDNCNRFSESSNKNNLLLNETTNPVMIIQELSKTDNTAVDKCDSISKLMNLENKNELKFTNNDLSNSQYDRNMEVLEPINNVLKYIEQDKEQPEIVQIVTNVEVSSPIQNPSCLVDVNEECVNIADNNIQPAFENVLLPEEVQNRNDSDVFISQPITTNIIDDATLRLENVISPKTDVTVKDELSDSTVYMDLTKNTNGNILKDYSADDTVKCVIKSCLEASRIESSCSLVKNDSTVYLDLPNIIRETYSFLHAEKCISSQQIEFKDKICTSTPKGSDTSTDNIQEVDAKTTDILSETKVPDYGLGVTLTKLEQKYVPENISPFESPSKSHHTDTYDENSSVVLGPFENCTLELYKGVKSIAELADLPKEELLAFSSNFSDINLETPSPLRDGNFLNEVPDLVPDELHFDQIATISESKPESQSNDVISEETEDQSSTEKRVSPLTPPNSPGIFLASTSQNKYLVDIDINSPTQESSAYQEAVDLNQIDLLMTTKLAMAENENNLNIEYSGPLTEEGLTLDNSVIMRDNDAIPESYLAGNGGSVEDLGENLVIDEERMKELRNELELKLPLAQVAGIEPEVEGEWSELPPPPELVLTYGALSPIAEETRMQLCAYENDDQWNTSIRTESSASYPEPCNNSTDEVTDLPTAANSVPQHSTYTIHSKDPSNYTYTVQKEAISSKEITMSADSLNASPLKKIQETQSPIDDRTYNKNEDEKESNCERLSQVSPFLLSPTTETSVPESSDNPIGLSTFSKTTVPTDAKSSKPSETQCLSKATSIDSWCSNDTLYNVEENFDDLAMDPDVPLDFETEIEKDKSESDDTLTHNEDEKEASHCSTYIIHDSKSEVCGTFSPDSITANDNYTYTKMRTDVATTTPSVITKSDLNDSTKNTQTKDLAYGTLMSGHPSYSNCTTELGSGMEEAWKLLQPELVRRSPIGDEVSFTPPKQVEKKEISIMESPQLTSEPRIKKMHSVEITCLKDDSAESNKSDTSEPQIAPETNNSPNIYFMNMAHSATSTPFAVNVENSENIESIPIHLHHIEAENSEGIANNVPNFRSFFQSAEIRPQDISSNVSNEAQSTEILLEGESKTLSQDNTRDMASKNPSYSDFENSATTKPQDVYTSEKSCQSMESGISSEEFRHFENSVKNRPQDLSSLIDASSLLLNSERRSSELVMGSLTNTGFDLTSQSESQTVNTEPESLVFVSSNYTNLLESHNVDSSQPLNVFVTDLDAEEETEQPHSIIITESPLTASKVSPNRTFDSHAKTNRTDMNYTYDSHASSYQPIKNIWQNDSLNSEKLNGEGENKIDRQIESTNDLGDCSLTSNYITIEQNDPEMSSSQSEIILKDIGTTNLTDQKNPESSTKCNGSNEMFAIVNFLNETFEELVESNVDDNEIGSDINKDVQTLNSKKVTETRSETEPLKEEPVEKEASCNNGQCDNTFFPNGVSQEEKQMASVTDDFLKNEKKFCQLDSYFPLLSDIRFTGPATEIMTTSFTQDSPTEPTSPECEQNSKPDPSAEILKEWDSDSDSHSTNSSSGEFIWKDGDGHETAVVPSTHFDHRDSGSQPSCTDEGAAEGEAPSSASGDSGSGSEGDEVEFVPSSWDCLAAPSKSSLRSMEQPQDNKKRVVFKRQKYHCVYEYPREAPDADADSPAAYLPDYSTYSEWDPASAEDAELGYGQLFGAPNPLDLFPLRAGIAFGADYDEDFFISSSARPFESLGVMSTTSQFFPGMHYKPTLERDLSDELSEDFPPPPSPLPPPPALVQTETPFLDFTTPDSGVEDITPGSLTDDDYKVKKLPDNEAGQCWRSVDSASSSESVSPSSPGGEALGGLRHTRDKLKLDLPPSPHVPSPRHARVFNFVLDKPKRPRDDRPVEPATPLVMSDETPVVAVALPLPRDSDDVMPEPTFSTFGKTAHCKAGQAADAEKSIVLTDEVERAAAVDEAKEDGPGKVEPVRGEGTLLDSGDEDSGIESSSKATLERDEPPSHVA from the exons CTGAGCGAAGAAACGGACAATCAG CTCTTCGATTCGAGTGTATCACACCTCCACGATGTTCGACACTCGCAGCCGCCCGACTCGGGCTTCTCCGAATCAGTCAACAACAACATCAACGAAGACAACAACAACGGGCCCATCTCACTGCGAGAAATGCAGAATATCGCAAACAACAATGCCGCTGTGTATATCGTTAGTGAGAACGAGGAACGAAACCGCAATAGTAGAGAATCGATGGTCGAGTTTGAACCTCTCCCGGCGAGGATTCGAGTACTTGACCCCCTCGAAGATTGTGCTGATTGGTTTG CTGGTGAAGATTTTCCAAGAAATCAATTGCAGTATCTTCGAGAAATTGGGCGCGGATGGTTTGGCAGA GTGGTGGAAGGCGAAACAGAAGATGGGGCGGGCACCAGTACAGTTGCCGTCAAAATTCTTAATCAGAATGCAAGTCTTGAAGATAAAGCAAGGTTTTTGAATGAAGCTCGTCCATATAGAGACATGAACCACGAGAACGTCTTGGGATTCGTTGCAAAATGCCTCCAAGAAGATCCCTGGAtacttatatttgaattatgcTCCatg GATCTACAACAGTACCTAATAGTGAATCGACCAAAGATGGCCATTTTAAACGAAAGCGGGGTCCCATTGCAACTCATGTGTGACGTCGCTTCCGCTCTCGCCTATATGCACTCTAGGGGATTCCTATACGG ATGCCTGTGGAGCGGCAACGTACTGGTCCGCGGGTCGGACAGCCCGCGCGCTGTCGTGGGCCACTACGCGCGCAGCGAGCCGCAGACGAGCCCGCGGGCGCCCGAGGCCGCGCGACAGCCGCCCGTGTGCACG GCGAGCACCGACATATGGTCACTCGGGTACCTGGTGTGGGAGGTGTGCGCGTGGggcgccgcgccgcccgacGAGCCGCCGCCGCCCGACCTGCCCTGTCCTTACCGGAACCACTT GTATCAAGTGATGCAATTGTGCTGGAACCCCAATCCTGAGGCGCGACCGACGGCCGTTCAAGTACACGCTCTGTTGAATCACTTACATTATACGCATAAACACACTAGCGATGCCACAAAAGACGACGGCTACGCCAGTAGTGATTTTGAAGACCGGTGGCAGAGACTCAAACCTAACTCGATACCAAAAATAGATGAGCATGTCGCTATTGTCCACGCCCCGTCCACATCTATGGCATCACATTTTACAGGCTCAGACCAGGAGTTTGATAATGGACAAACCATCCAGGATTCCCTCAGTGTCGAAATGGATACAGCCGTCTCTAGATCTAGCAGCATAATGTCAGAACAAGATCCTCTCTCGATACAAATAAAATCTGAAAGCTTAACCAACCTTCACGGTTCTCTCGAGGATGTGAGAAATATCTACCTCACGCACAACGAAACACCGGCTCTAGAATGCCATCAAGGGAACATAAACCTTGAAGAAAACAAAGAGAAAGAACAAGATCGCTCAGATAGCTCTGTTGATCCTTGGCTTAAAGATATAATTACTGATAGCCAAGATGATGTGAGTTACTATAAGGATGTTAGTGATGTTATTAAGAATCTCgataacatattaaattcaGAGAAAACTTCGAGCTCAGAGTCGAGTCACCAAGCTAGTCCTTCAAGGGATAATTTGAGTTTGGAATGCAAGAAAGATTATCCTATGCCCACTTCGATGGTCAAGTCTCCAGGGATcagtaattttcaaaatattcttgAAATGGGTTTTGCTGCAGAGTCCGATCTAACAGAAGAAGATGATGGAGATCGCGATACAATTGGCACACTAAGCCATTCATTCGAACGCCATAGTGATACTACCAGCCAACAAACCCTCGAGAATATTACACCGGAAACGCCAATTAAAGGATTAGATATTtctgaaaatattgaaataaaacaatttactgATATTGAACTAAAccatagtaaaataaatgaaccAGAAATCAATGATATGCATCAAGATAGTGACCTGCCAAAAGAAAATAGTATAGACAGTAGTGATAGTAAAGTACCCAAACTAAAGGAATTATGTGTAGCCTCAATACCTAGTATAAGTGAAACCATTGAACAAGTGATTTTTAAACAAGACTGTCAAAcatcatattatgataataaattaacagataataaaactgATAGTACAGAAACCAAGTCAGtagatattaatgaaaaaaatgttaacaatgaaatagaaaataaagaacatttttttacaaatattgacACTGAAAAACATAAGGAGGGGAAAAAGCCTGCagaaaaagaaacaatattGTCTGTTATAGAAGGACCGGAAGATAACAAAGTGTGTGATACTGTATTGTTATCTGAATGTGATTCTTCCTGTAAAGAATCACGTGATGATTTTACATCTTTGCCTGTTACTAACGAAATCTTGCCCGGTGTTAATGATAAACCagatttaaatgattataaatttgatatcaCAAAGGAAATAAACATTGCAAATAATgtagaaataattgaaaaaagtgAAAACATATTTGAAGGCATTTCAgaaaatattacacataaccAAGAACCTAACAGTTCATTGCCGGAATTCTTGTTAAAATCTAAAGATAATTGTGACCTGGAATCGccgttactatttttaaatagttctcCTATAGAAACAAGTGAAGATACGAGCTTACAAGTCAATAATACGAATATTACGATAAGCAAATGTCTTACACGAGATGATGATTTTGccagtttaataaataactctatacaagaaaatcaaaatgattttaacaaaattgaatCAAGTGCAGTGCTTTCAGTAGATAATTGTAATCGATTTAGTGaaagtagtaataaaaataatttattattaaatgaaacaacTAATCCTGTTATGATAATTCAAGAATTGTCTAAGACTGATAATACTGCTGTCGATAAATGCGATTCGATAAGTAAATTAATGAATCtcgaaaataaaaatgagttaaaatttacaaataatgattTAAGTAATAGTCAATATGATAGAAATATGGAAGTCTTAGAACCaatcaataatgttttaaaatatatagaacaaGATAAAGAGCAACCTGAAATAGTACAAATCGTTACAAACGTAGAAGTCTCATCTCCTATACAAAACCCTTCTTGTCTAGTGGATGTTAACGAAGAATGTGTAAACATAGCAGATAACAATATTCAACCAGCATTTGAAAACGTGTTATTACCTGAAGAAGTACAAAATAGAAATGATAGCGATGTGTTTATTTCACAACCtataacaacaaatattattgATGATGCAACCCTTAGATTAGAAAATGTTATAAGTCCTAAAACAGACGTAACAGTGAAAGATGAATTGAGTGATAGTACTGTATATATGGATCTCACTAAAAATACTAATGGTAACATTTTAAAAGACTACAGCGCGGATGATACTGttaaatgtgttattaaatCTTGTCTCGAGGCATCTCGTATTGAATCGTCTTGCTCGCTCGTTAAAAATGATTCAACGGTGTACTTAGATCTCCCTAATATTATAAGAGAAACTTATAGCTTTTTGCATGCAGAAAAATGTATTAGTAGCCAACAAATAGAGTTTAAGGATAAGATATGCACAAGTACACCTAAAGGAAGTGATACTTCCACAGATAATATTCAGGAAGTTGATGCAAAAACGACAGATATATTGTCGGAAACAAAAGTCCCCGATTATGGTCTCGGTGTGACACTGACAAAATTAGAACAAAAATATGTACCAGAAAACATAAGTCCTTTCGAATCTCCTTCTAAGAGTCACCATACGGATACCTACGATGAAAACAGTTCCGTTGTTTTAGGACCATTCGAGAATTGTACACTCGAATTATATAAAGGAGTAAAATCAATTGCGGAACTAGCTGATTTGCCTAAAGAAGAGCTGCTAGCGTTTTCGTCGAATTTCAGTGACATTAACCTCGAAACGCCATCGCCATTACGAGACGGAAATTTTCTTAACGAAGTTCCGGATCTTGTCCCTGACGAATTGCATTTCGATCAAATTGCAACAATAAGCGAATCAAAACCAGAATCTCAATCAAATGATGTGATATCAGAAGAAACTGAAGACCAATCTTCGACCGAAAAACGCGTCTCACCTTTAACTCCACCTAATTCGCCAGGAATTTTTCTCGCATCGACatcacaaaacaaatatttagttgATATAGATATCAACAGCCCAACTCAGGAATCTAGCGCTTATCAAGAAGCGGTAGATTTGAACCAAATAGACCTTCTAATGACGACAAAATTAGCAATGGCGgagaatgaaaataatttaaacatcgaATATTCTGGACCGTTAACTGAGGAAGGTTTGACATTAGATAACTCAGTAATAATGCGAGATAACGATGCGATACCGGAATCATACTTGGCTGGTAATGGAGGATCAGTGGAGGACTTGGGAGAAAACCTTGTTATTGATGAAGAAAGAATGAAAGAATTGAGAAACGAGTTGGAATTGAAATTGCCATTAGCGCag GTGGCAGGCATAGAACCAGAGGTGGAGGGTGAGTGGTCGGAGCTACCGCCACCACCCGAACTGGTGCTGACGTATGGCGCACTTTCACCCATCGCAGAGGAGACGCGCATGCAACTCTGCGCGTACGAGAACGACGATCAGT GGAATACCTCAATTCGTACCGAATCGTCGGCAAGCTATCCCGAACCCTGCAACAACTCAACTGACGAGGTGACCGACTTACCCACAGCTGCCAACAGTGTTCCGCAACACTCCACTTACACTATCCATTCAAAAGATCCATCGAACTACACGTACACGGTGCAGAAAGAAGCCATTAGCAGCAAGGA aataacaaTGTCTGCAGATAGCTTGAATGCCAGCCCGCTAAAAAAGATACAGGAAACCCAATCGCCAATAGATGACAGAACTTACAACAAAAACGAAGACGAAAAAGAATCGAACTGCGAAAGACTTTCACAAGTGTCCCCTTTTCTTCTCAGCCCCACAACGGAAACGTCCGTCCCCGAGAGCTCTGATAACCCGATCGGTCTGTCTACGTTCTCTAAAACGACAGTACCTACAGATGCTAAATCCTCTAAACCATCCGAAACCCAATGCTTGTCGAAAGCTACAAGTATCGATTCGTGGTGTTCGAACGACACTCTCTACAACGTAGAAGAAAACTTCGACGATCTCGCTATGGATCCTGATGTTCCTCTAGATTTCGAAACTGAGATTGAGAAAGATAAAAGTGAAAGCGACGACACCCTTACTCATAACGAGGACGAGAAGGAAGCGAGCCATTGCTCGACCTATATAATTCACGACAGCAAATCCGAAGTGTGCGGTACATTTTCACCAGATTCAATAACCGCCAACGACAACTATACGTACACTAAAATGAGAACAGACGTGGCGACTACCACGCCCTCTGTTATAACGAAATCAGATTTAAATGATTCTACAAAAAATACTCAAACAAAAGATCTAGCGTACGGTACTCTAATGTCTGGACACCCGTCTTATTCTAATTGCACTACAGAATTAGGGTCCGGTATGGAAGAAGCATGGAAACTTCTGCAGCCTGAATTAGTAAGAAGATCACCCATAGGTGACGAAGTCAGTTTTACGCCACCTAAACAGGTTGAGAAGAAGGAAATTAGTATAATGGAAAGTCCGCAACTAACATCAGAACCACGTATTAAGAAAATGCATAGCGTGGAAATTACCTGTTTAAAAGATGATTCGGCAGAGAGTAACAAAAGTGACACCTCTGAACCACAAATTGCTCCTGAAACAAATAATAGccctaatatttatttcatgaatATGGCGCACTCCGCAACGAGTACACCTTTTGCTGTAAACGTCGAAAATAGTGAAAACATAGAATCAATACCAATTCACCTACATCACATCGAAGCAGAAAATAGTGAAGGCATTGCTAATAATGTCCCAAATTTTCGATCATTTTTTCAGTCAGCTGAAATCCGACCGCAAGATATTTCTTCAAACGTAAGCAATGAAGCTCAAAGCACCGAAATTTTGCTAGAGGGAGAAAGCAAGACATTAAGTCAAGATAATACTAGAGACATGGCATCAAAAAATCCCTCATATTCGGATTTCGAAAACTCGGCAACGACAAAACCACAGGATGTCTACACGAGTGAGAAATCTTGTCAAAGTATGGAAAGTGGAATCAGCTCTGAAGAATTTCGCCATTTTGAAAATTCAGTAAAAAACCGCCCTCAAGACCTTTCTTCGCTAATCGACGCTAGCTCTCTTCTACTAAACAGCGAAAGAAGATCTAGTGAACTAGTCATGGGCAGTCTAACGAACACAGGTTTTGATCTCACTAGTCAATCCGAAAGTCAAACGGTCAACACGGAGCCAGAATCTCTTGTTTTTGTCTCatcaaattatacaaatttattagaaTCTCATAATGTAGACAGTAGTCAACCACTAAATGTATTTGTTACTGATTTAGATGCGGAAGAAGAGACGGAACAACCacattctattattataacCGAAAGCCCTTTAACTGCATCTAAAGTTAGTCCTAACAGAACTTTCGACTCGCACGCAAAAACTAATCGTACGGATATGAATTACACATATGATTCCCATGCGAGTAGTTATcagccaataaaaaatatatggcaAAACGACAGTTTAAATTCTGAAAAGTTAAACGGAGAAGGCGAAAACAAAATTGACAGACAAATCGAATCTACAAATGATCTTGGTGATTGTTCTTTAACGAGCAATTATATAACTATTGAACAAAATGATCCAGAAATGTCGTCGTCGCaaagtgaaataattttaaaagatattggGACAACTAATTTAACAGACCAGAAAAATCCCGAATCGAGTACCAAATGCAATGGAAGCAATGAAATGTTTGCTATCGTAAATTTTCTGAACGAAACCTTTGAAGAGCTGGTGGAAAGCAATGTTGATGATAATGAGATCGGTAGTGATATCAACAAAGACGTTCAAACTTTAAATTCTAAGAAAGTAACGGAAACCCGGTCAGAAACAGAGCCGCTCAAAGAGGAGCCTGTCGAGAAAGAGGCGTCTTGTAATAATGGGCAGTGCGATAATACATTTTTTCCCAATGGGGTTTCCCAGGAAGAAAAACAAATGGCTTCAGTAACGGATGACtttttaaaaaacgaaaaaaaattttgtCAGCTCGATTCTTATTTCCCCCTTCTAAGCGATATTAGATTCACAG GTCCAGCGACAGAAATAATGACTACATCGTTCACTCAAGATTCCCCAACAGAACCCACTTCTCCTGAGTGCGAGCAAAACAGCAAACCTGATCCATCAGCGGAAATACTAAAAGAGTGGGACAGCGATAGCGATTCGCATTCCACGAATTCATCTAGCGGCGAATTTATTTGGAAG GACGGCGACGGACACGAGACCGCGGTCGTGCCGTCCACGCACTTTGACCAC CGTGACAGCGGGTCCCAGCCGAGCTGCACAGACGAAGGTGCAGCCGAGGGCGAAGCACCTTCCTCTGCGTCCGGAGACTCCGGTTCCGGCTCAGAAGGCGACGAGGTGGAGTTCGTGCCTTCCTCATGGGACTGTCTCGCCGCGCCCTCCAAATCGTCGCTCAGAAGCATGGAACAGCCACAG GACAACAAGAAGCGAGTGGTGTTCAAGCGGCAGAAGTACCACTGCGTGTACGAGTACCCGCGCGAGGCGCCCGACGCCGACGCCGACTCGCCCGCCGCCTACCTGCCCGACTACTCCACCTACTCCG AGTGGGACCCCGCGAGCGCCGAAGACGCAGAGTTAGGATATGGACAACTGTTTGGAGCTCCGAATCCTTTAGACTTATTTCCTCTACGGGCCGGTATCGCATTCGGAGCAG ATTATGATGAAGATTTCTTCATATCATCATCGGCACGTCCGTTCGAAAGCCTGGGTGTCATGTCTACCACCAGCCAATTTTTCCCTGGCATGCACTACAAGCCGACCCTCGAACGCGATCTGTCCGACGAGCTGAGCGAGGACTTCCCTCCGCCGCCGTCGCCCCTGCCACCTCCTCCTGCTCTTGTGCAGACCGAGACGCCCTTCCTGGACTTTACCACCCCGGACTCGGGAGTGGAAGATATCACTCCAGGCTCGTTGACCGACGACGACTACAAAGTGAAGAAGTTGCCGGACAACGAGGCCGGCCAGTGCTGGCGCTCCGTCGACAGCGCGAGCTCCAGCGAGTCCGTCAGTCCGAGCTCGCCCGGCGGGGAGGCGCTCGGCGGGCTGCGCCACACGCGCGACAAGCTCAAGCTGGACCTGCCGCCCAGCCCGCACGTGCCGTCCCCCCGCCACGCCCGGGTCTTCAACTTCGTGCTCGACAAGCCCAAGCGGCCGCGCGACGACCGGCCCGTCGAGCCCGCCACGCCGCTCGTCATGAGCGACGAGACGCCCGTCGTGGCCGTGGCGCTGCCGCTCCCACGGGACAGCGACGACGTCATGCCCGAGCCCACCTTCTCGACCTTCGGGAAGACCGCGCACTGCAAGGCCGGCCAGGCCGCCGACGCGGAGAAGAGCATCGTCCTCACCGACGAGGTGGAGCGCGCCGCCGCCGTCGACGAGGCCAAGGAGGACGGCCCCGGGAAGGTGGAGCCCGTGCGCGGGGAGGGCACGCTGCTCGACAGCGGCGACGAGGACTCTGGCATCGAGAGCAGCTCCAAGGCTACACTCGAGCGGGACGAGCCGCCGTCTCATGTAGCTTAA